A stretch of Triticum aestivum cultivar Chinese Spring chromosome 1D, IWGSC CS RefSeq v2.1, whole genome shotgun sequence DNA encodes these proteins:
- the LOC123169703 gene encoding uncharacterized protein codes for MVDMLWPYYDEGRGFVVQLAGQMLCAVWINMYEACSCGARHAMITTFRVGSAAGSDGEGSRPVRSIEVLHSTCRRVDMLREKSYQYNHYDTFATLQAYADDAYKVDDTSLPAMFGGFSHPVEDSQELLKCCRNYLKRKGELVWTADSLVDCKVVTKCDVSFICQVDQQSVLYRISTTGGKLRCDASVLEPQLCLDKIRDGGASVDFPATWHFVHDGSQLFVIPSFPDHSQYKIDLSSMSCSLVESRRRDIYFSAVFQAGGDIVAIGEKLMAVYTLDRQSLQWVHRRTSGDLDLEQEIKVSGFADVGDGTFLISDFDTERCFLCDLRHGGKWFVVEPPSMSRWLGEIGLLNGRCIFAEGFVYACWDEGLEAYELAQDDGEFILGAPIVLEFPWQKFSDRRFMSFECIGKEEDSISAGCIVFCVIQGYFTADPFTDSHSLTATTVIVEREDAPKGKKRPVRVKHVDVAVSSVRHEEPILTNYAFAL; via the exons ATGGTCGACATGCTGTGGCCGTACTACGACGAAGGGCGTGGCTTTGTCGTCCAGCTCGCCGGCCAAATGCTGTGCGCGGTGTGGATCAACATGTACGAGGCGTGCAGCTGCGGCGCGCGGCATGCGATGATCACCACGTTCCGCGTCGGGAGCGCAGCCGGATCAGACGGTGAAGGCAGCCGGCCTGTCCGCAGCATCGAGGTCTTGCACTCCACATGCCGCAGGGTGGACATGCTCAGAGAAAAATCATATCAGTACAATCACTATGACACTTTTGCCACTTTGCA GGCATATGCTGACGATGCATACAAGGTGGATGATACCTCACTGCCTGCAATGTTCGGAGGGTTCAGCCACCCTGTTGAAGATTCCCAAGAACTTCTTAAATGCTGCAG GAATTATTTGAAACGAAAAGGCGAACTGGTTTGGACTGCAGACAGTCTGGTGGACTGCAAAGTGGTGACCAAATGTGATGTGTCTTTCATATGCCAGGTTGATCAGCAATCTGTTTTATACCGGATCTCTACTACTGGAGGAAAGTTGAGATGTGATGCAAGTGTGCTAGAACCACAGTTGTGCCTAGACAAAATTAGAGATGGAGGTGCCAGTGTAGATTTCCCTGCAACCTGGCATTTTGTACATGACGGATCCCAGTTGTTTGTCATCCCTTCTTTTCCAGACCATAGCCAGTACAAGATTGATCTGAGCAGCATGTCCTGCTCCCTCGTCGAGAGCAGACGGCGTGATATCTATTTTTCGGCCGTCTTCCAAGCCGGTGGAGACATTGTGGCCATAGGTGAGAAGTTGATGGCTGTGTACACTCTCGATAGGCAGAGTTTACAGTGGGTCCATCGCCGAACATCGGGGGATTTGGATTTGGAGCAAGAGATTAAGGTTTCTGGATTCGCAGACGTAGGCGACGGCACATTTCTGATCTCAGATTTTGACACGGAGAGGTGCTTCCTGTGTGACTTGAGGCATGGTGGCAAGTGGTTTGTTGTGGAACCACCAAGTATGAGCAGGTGGCTCGGCGAAATCGGTTTGCTGAACGGGCGATGCATATTTGCGGAGGGTTTCGTATATGCCTGCTGGGACGAAGGCCTCGAGGCTTATGAGTTGGCTCAAGATGATGGAGAGTTTATCCTTGGTGCTCCCATCGTGCTGGAATTTCCCTGGCAGAAGTTCTCCGACAGAAGGTTTATGAGCTTTGAGTGTATTGGTAAGGAGGAGGACAGCATCTCTGCTGGTTGCATTGTCTTCTGCGTGATCCAAGGGTATTTTACCGCGGATCCTTTTACTGATAGCCATTCCCTGACTGCCACCACCGTGATCGTGGAGCGTGAAGATGCACCCAAAGGGAAAAAACGGCCTGTCAGAGTCAAGCATGTTGATGTTGCTGTTTCATCTGTCCGTCATGAAGAGCCCATCTTGACAAACTACGCTTTTGCTTTATAA
- the LOC123181932 gene encoding cyclin-P3-1, with translation MESSTTDAGDKHLESYLTLGLTVSQSKKGNTKFPKVLSLLATYLGRSVQKNEELLGSNGIKEAATIFHGQKVPDLSIQLYAERIFKYAECSPSCFVLALVYMERYLQQPNVYMTPFSVHRLLITSVVVAAKFTDDAFFNNAFYARVGGIRTIEMNRLELDLLFNLDFRLKVNLETFGSYCLQLEKHAPVSPERLPVQVHRVNGSKDLSYSNSSADEFCQSKLVSYSSQALQGCS, from the exons ATGGAGTCATCTACAACTGATGCCGGTGATAAGCATTTGGAGAGCTACCTGACATTGGGTTTGACAGTATCGCAGTCAAAGAAAGGGAATACCAAGTTTCCAAAGGTCCTGTCGCTTCTTGCCACATATCTGGGCAGATCAGTTCAGAAGAATGAAGAATTACTAGGTTCAAATGGAATAAAGGAGGCAGCCACCATCTTTCATGGCCAGAAGGTGCCAGATCTCAGTATACAGCTCTATGCAGAACGCATCTTCAAGTATGCTGAGTGCAGTCCATCCTGCTTTGTGTTGGCACTTGTCTACATGGAGAGATATCTACAGCAGCCAAATGTGTACATGACGCCCTTCAGCGTTCATCGCTTGCTGATTACAAGTGTGGTGGTTGCTGCCAAATTCACAGATGACGC GTTTTTCAACAATGCATTCTACGCTAGAGTGGGAGGAATCCGCACAATCGAGATGAATCGGCTTGAACTGGATTTGTTATTTAATCTGGACTTCAGGCTGAAAGTGAACCTAGAGACGTTTGGGAGCTACTGCTTGCAACTGGAGAAACATGCACCGGTGTCACCAGAGAGACTGCCGGTTCAGGTTCATCGTGTCAATGGATCTAAAGATTTGAGCTATAGCAACAGCAGCGCCGACGAGTTTTGCCAGAGCAAGCTTGTAAGCTACAGCAGCCAGGCTCTCCAAGGATGCAGCTGA